In Gossypium arboreum isolate Shixiya-1 chromosome 6, ASM2569848v2, whole genome shotgun sequence, the following are encoded in one genomic region:
- the LOC108486379 gene encoding uncharacterized protein LOC108486379, whose product MASLILSQLVFPSENGYKVWEDQSFIKWRKRDPHVTLHCHESVEGSLKYWYERNKVDLSVSKSAVWNDDAVQSALDSAAFWVKGLPFVKSLSGYWKFLLASNPAAVPKNFYESAFQDSDWETLPVPSNWQMHGYDRPIYTNIVYPFPLDPPHVPTDNPTGCYRTYFHIPKEWKGRRILLHFEAVDSAFCAWVNGVPIGYSQDSRLPAEFEITDYCYSCDSDKKNVLSVQVFRWSDGSYLEDQDHWWLSGIHRDVLLLSKPQVFIADYFFKSNLADNFSYADIQLEVKIDCSRETSKDIVLTDFIIEAALYDAGSWYNCDGNVDLLSSNVANIELNRFPTQTLGFHGYMLKGKLEKPKLWSAEHPNLYTLVIILKDASGKIVDCESCLVGIRQVSKAPKQLLVNGHPVVIRGVNRHEHHPRLGKTNIEACMVKDLVVMKQNNINAVRNSHYPQHPRWYELCDLFGMYMIDEANIETHGFDLSGHLKHPTQEPSWAAAMMDRVIGMVERDKNHACIFSWSLGNEAGYGPNHSASAGWIRGRDTSRVVHYEGGGSRTPSTDIVCPMYMRVWDIVKIAKDPNEARPLILCEYSHAMGNSCGNIHEYWEAIDNIFGLQGGFIWDWVDQALLKDNGNGSKYWAYGGDFGDSPNDLNFCLNGITWPDRTPHPTLHEVKYVYQPIKVYLRESTVKIKNTNFYETTEGVVFEWAVLGDGCELGCGILSLPVIEPQSSYDIEWKSGPWYPLWASSDAEEIFLTITTKLLHSKRWVEAGHVVSSTQVQLPSKRDIVPHIIKTKDDVLSTEILGDNIIISQSKLWEITFNTKTGSLDSWKVEGVPIMKNGLFPCFWRAPTDNDKGGGPSSYQAKWKAACIDEIVFLTESCSIQNKTDNVVKIAVVYLGFIKGEDGTLDESKKATALFKVDMLYTIHASGDIVIESNVKPSSGLPPLSRVGVEFHLEKSVDQVKWYGRGPFECYPDRKAAANVGVYEQSVEGMHVPYIVPGESGGRADVRWVTFQNKDGCGIYASTYGKSPPMQLNASYFSTAELDRAVRNEELIKGDFIEVHLDHKHMGIGGDDSWTPCVHENYLVPAVPYLFSIRLCPVTSATSGQNLYRSQLQN is encoded by the exons atggcttCTTTGATATTAAGTCAACTTGTTTTTCCATCAGAAAATGGTTACAAAGTGTGGGAAGATCAATCTTTTATTAAGTGGAGAAAAAGGGACCCTCATGTTACTTTGCATTGCCATGAATCTGTTGAAG GATCTCTTAAATACTGGTATGAACGCAATAAAGTGGACCTTTCAGTATCCAAATCGGCAGTTTGGAATGATGATGCTGTTCAGAGTGCACTTGACAGTGCGGCTTTTTGGGTCAAAGGCTTGCCTTTCGTCAAGTCTTTGTCTGGTTATTGGAAATTTTTATTGGCTTCCAATCCTGCTGCTGTTCCGAAAAATTTCTATGAAAGTGCATTTCAGGATTCCGATTGGGAAACTTTGCCGG TTCCTTCCAATTGGCAAATGCATGGATATGATCGGCCTATTTATACCAACATTGTGTATCCGTTTCCGCTTGATCCTCCTCATGTTCCTACAGATAACCCTACAGGCTGTTACAGGACATACTTTCACATTCCTAAAGAATGGAAGG GTCGCCGGATTTTGTTGCACTTCGAAGCTGTTGATTCTGCCTTCTGTGCTTGGGTAAACGGAGTCCCTATTGGATACAG TCAGGATAGTAGATTGCCTGCTGAGTTTGAAATAACAGATTATTGCTATTCATGTGACTCGGACAAGAAGAACGTTCTATCCGTTCAAGTATTTAGGTGGAGTGATGGATCTTACCTTGAAGATCAAGATCATTGGTGGTTATCCGGTATTCACCGTGATGTGCTTCTCCTTTCTAAACCACAG GTCTTCATTGCAGATTACTTTTTCAAATCAAACCTTGCTGACAACTTTTCTTATGCAGATATACAG CTTGAAGTGAAAATAGATTGCTCGAGAGAAACATCTAAAGATATAGTGCTTACGGACTTTATCATAGAAGCTGCATTATATGATGCTGGGAGCTGGTACAACTGTGATGGAAATGTTGATCTGCTGTCATCGAATGTGGCTAACATAGAGCTCAACCGCTTTCCCACTCAAACTCTAGGATTTCATGGTTATATGCTTAAGGGGAAACTAGAAAAGCCCAAGTTATGGTCAGCAGAACAT CCAAATTTGTACACACTGGTTATCATACTTAAGGATGCATCTGGCAAAATAGTCGACTGTGAATCATGCCTAGTTGGTATAAGACAAGTATCGAAAGCCCCAAAGCAGCTACTTGTTAATGGGCATCCTGTTGTAATAAGAGGTGTGAACAGGCATGAGCATCATCCGCGTTTGGGGAAGACAAACATAGAGGCTTGCATGGTTAAG GATTTGGTTGTAATGAAGCAAAACAATATCAATGCTGTGAGAAACAGCCACTATCCTCAACATCCCCGTTGGTATGAGTTGTGTGACCTGTTTGGAATGTATATGATAGATGAAGCCAATATTGAAACACATGGTTTTGATCTTTCTGGACATCTGAAGCATCCTACTCAGGAACCTAGTTGGGCTGCTGCGATGATGGACCGTGTTATAGGCATGGTTGAAAGGGAcaaaaatcatgcatgcattttttcGTGGTCCTTGGGAAATGAGGCTGGATATGGACCTAATCATTCTGCTTCAGCTG GATGGATTCGTGGAAGAGATACTTCACGAGTAGTACATTATGAAGGTGGTGGATCTAGAACCCCATCCACCGATATTGTATGCCCAATGTATATGCGTGTATGGGACATAGTGAAGATTGCAAAAGATCCAAATGAAGCTCGTCCTTTGATATTGTGCGA GTATTCACATGCCATGGGAAACAGCTGTGGAAACATACATGAATATTGGGAAGCAATTGATAACATTTTTGGCCTTCAAGGTGGCTTTATATGGGATTGGGTTGACCAG GCCCTATTGAAGGACAATGGAAATGGTAGCAAATACTGGGCTTATGGTGGTGACTTTGGGGATTCTCCCAATGATTTAAACTTCTGCTTGAATGGCATTACATGGCCAGATCGAACTCCTCATCCCACCTTACACG AGGTTAAGTATGTCTATCAACCGATCAAGGTTTATCTAAGGGAAAGCACGGTTAAG ATAAAGAACACTAATTTTTATGAGACAACAGAAGGAGTGGTGTTTGAATGGGCTGTTCTTGGGGATGGCTGTGAACTTGGATGTGGAATTCTCTCCCTTCCTGTGATTGAACCTCAGAGCAGCTATGATATTGAATGGAAGTCTGGCCCATGGTATCCTCTATGGGCTTCCTCAGATGCCGAAGAAATATTTTTAACAATCACTACTAAACTTTTGCACTCCAAGAGGTGGGTGGAAGCCGGTCATGTGGTTTCATCGACACAAGTCCAGTTGCCTTCCAAAAGAGATATTGTACCTCAT ATCATCAAAACAAAAGACGATGTCCTTTCCACCGAAATTCTTGGGGATAATATCATTATTAGCCAGTCAAAGTTGTGGGAGATTACATTTAATACAAAAACCGGAAGTCTCGATAGTTGGAAG GTTGAAGGTGTCCCTATAATGAAAAATGGCCTGTTCCCATGCTTTTGGCGAGCACCAACAGACAATGACAAAGGGGGAGGTCCAAGCAGTTATCAGGCTAAGTGGAAAGCTGCCTGCATTGATGAGATAGTTTTTCTTACTGAAAGCTGTTCCATACAAAATAAGACAGACAATGTTGTGAAAATAGCGGTTGTTTACCTTGGTTTCATTAAGGGTGAGGATGGCACTTTAGATGAGTCAAAAAAAGCAACTGCTTTATTCAAAGTTGACATGCTTTACACAATCCATGCGTCCGGTGACATCGTAATTGAATCCAATGTAAAACCAAGTTCTGGTCTTCCTCCTTTATCACGTGTTGGAGTTGAATTCCACTTGGAAAAGTCGGTGGACCAAGTGAAATGGTATGGAAGAGGGCCATTTGAGTGTTACCCAGATCGAAAAGCAGCAGCAAATGTTGGGGTTTATGAGCAATCTGTAGAAGGGATGCATGTTCCTTATATAGTTCCAGGGGAGTCCGGAGGTAGAGCGGATGTCAGATGGGTGACATTTCAAAACAAGGATGGCTGTGGAATTTATGCTTCAACATACGGAAAATCTCCACCTATGCAATTAAATGCAAGTTATTTTAGCACCGCTGAGCTTGATCGGGCAGTGCGCAATGAAGAACTTATCAAAGGGGATTTCATTGAG GTCCATCTTGACCACAAGCACATGGGTATCGGTGGAGATGATAGCTGGACACCCTGCGTACACGAGAACTATCTGGTTCCAGCCGTGCCGTACTTGTTCTCAATCCGGTTATGTCCCGTAACTTCAGCTACTTCTGGCCAAAATCTCTACAGGTCCCAACTTCAAAACTGA
- the LOC108485092 gene encoding putative disease resistance protein RGA4, with protein sequence MADSLVSALLNTIFDNLNSLSREGIRLAGSLKTEVQTLESTLTTIQAVLHDAEQKQWKTYDLEDVLDDFNAEALRQRDARSNVTVFFSPQNPLLFRLNMAHKLKDAREKLDAIAEERSKFHLREGVAEAETGRNRDRITSSLVNESEVIGRGDEKAEIVSMLLKNVNHHDDLSVYAICGMGGLGKTTIAQLVYNDENVTKVFDLRAWVCVSDDFDIASLTKPIVESIEQGNACNIQQLDPLQRCLLEKLAGKRFLLVLDDVWNEHEDKWDGLKKALLSGQRGSTVIVTTRLKKVALMMATIPVHDLVCFSDDDSWSLFKQRAFGMGMDEGNVNLERIGRQIVQRCGGLPLAIKATGSILRFKSQERESLRVKESEIWDLEDEGRRILDYVMEKDKLIGLWTANGFIPSRGHMDLHDAGCEILSELTWRSFLQDVKEDVHGTVTCKMHDLVHDLATSMMDECYVIEPSERLKIPKTARHLFVHSSSFSRNTLDLSELQPLLSLILGNKFTFRGIANLYNPSHFISKQKHLKVLDLGYNFCNIAFKSLNNLRYLCLHDGNMKTLPESTSSLHNLQTLNLRSCDNLQMLPTGMKHLENLRYLDLRECYKLSSMPIGLGQLSSLRKLNKFVVGKDNDSGGIDELKYLSWRRDSNETSQHGNDEEILNALQPHSCLKKLYIYGYQGVRFPYWMMDMLLPNLVQISLEYCNRCDQLPPLGKLRFLKVLTIFGMGALKYIDSNFNGDMESSFPSLEVLKILWAPCLEEWTADNGRQHFPILTSSTIIGCPMLVKLPMLQSLKELDIRGSSVTLLKSSMMNATVLISLHIWEFYELRDLSDLLDNT encoded by the exons ATGGCGGACTCACTTGTTTCAGCTCTTTTGAATACCATATTCGACAACTTGAACTCCTTGTCTCGGGAGGGGATTCGACTTGCTGGGAGCCTCAAAACTGAAGTTCAGACTCTAGAGAGTACTCTGACTACCATCCAAGCTGTGCTCCATGATGCTGAGCAGAAGCAGTGGAAGA CTTATGATCTGGAAGATGTGCTTGATGACTTCAACGCAGAAGCTCTAAGGCAAAGGGATGCAAGAAGCAACGTGACCGTTTTCTTTTCTCCTCAGAACCCACTTCTGTTTCGCTTGAATATGGCACATAAACTTAAGGATGCAAGAGAGAAATTAGATGCCATTGCTGAGGAGAGAAGCAAGTTCCACTTAAGAGAGGGTGTGGCAGAAGCTGAAACTGGGCGGAACAGAGACAGGATAACCAGCTCCCTCGTGAATGAATCAGAAGTAATTGGCAGAGGAGATGAGAAGGCAGAGATAGTTAGCATGTTACTTAAAAATGTGAATCACCATGATGACCTCTCTGTTTATGCCATATGCGGCATGGGAGGTCTTGGAAAGACAACAATTGCTCAGTTGGTTTACAATGATGAAAATGTGACAAAAGTCTTTGATTTGAGAGCTTGGGTGTGCGTATCTGACGATTTTGATATAGCAAGCCTGACTAAACCTATTGTGGAATCCATTGAACAAGGGAACGCATGCAATATCCAACAGCTAGATCCCTTGCAACGGTGCTTATTGGAGAAGCTTGCTGGAAAACGATTTTTGCTTGTCTTGGATGATGTGTGGAACGAACATGAAGACAAGTGGGACGGACTGAAGAAAGCGCTTCTCTCTGGACAAAGAGGGAGTACAGTCATTGTCACTACTCGGCTCAAGAAAGTTGCTCTTATGATGGCTACGATTCCTGTTCATGACTTGGTGTGTTTTTCAGATGATGATTCTTGGTCCTTATTCAAGCAAAGAGCCTTTGGGATGGGAATGGATGAAGGCAATGTGAACTTGGAAAGAATTGGGAGGCAGATAGTGCAGAGATGTGGAGGGTTACCCTTGGCAATTAAGGCCACAGGAAGCATATTGCGTTTCAAAAGCCAGGAAAGGGAATCATTACGTGTCAAAGAAAGCGAGATATGGGATTTGGAAGATGAGGGAAGAAGAATCTTAG ATTATGTCATGGAAAAGGACAAGCTGATAGGACTATGGACGGCAAATGGATTTATTCCTTCACGAGGACATATGGATTTGCATGATGCGGGTTGTGAAATATTATCTGAATTAACTTGGAGGTCCTTTCTCCAGGACGTCAAAGAGGATGTTCATGGAACTGTTACATGTAAAATGCATGATTTAGTTCATGACTTGGCAACATCTATGATGGACGAATGCTATGTGATTGAGCCCAGTGAGAGGTTGAAAATACCAAAAACTGCTCGTCACTTGTTTGTTCATAGTAGTAGTTTTTCGAGGAACACTCTAGACTTATCGGAATTGCAACCATTGCTTTCTTTGATCCTTGGGAACAAGTTCACCTTTCGTGGTATTGCTAATCTCTATAATCCTTCCCATTTCATCAGTAAACAAAAGCATCTAAAGGTGTTGGATTTGGGTTATAATTTTTGCAATATTGCATTTAAAAGTTTGAACAATCTGAGGTATTTGTGCCTACATGATGGTAATATGAAAACTCTACCTGAATCAACAAGCTCCCTTCATAACTTGCAGACACTGAATCTCCGTTCTTGTGACAATCTTCAAATGTTACCAACAGGCATGAAGCACTTGGAAAATCTTAGGTACCTGGACCTCAGAGAGTGCTATAAACTAAGTTCTATGCCTATTGGATTAGGACAATTGTCAAGCTTGCGCAAGCTCAACAAGTTTGTTGTGGGAAAGGACAATGACAGTGGTGGCATTGATGAGTTGAAATA CTTATCTTGGAGAAGAGACAGCAATGAGACCTCTCAACATGGAAATGATGAAGAGATTCTTAATGCTCTCCAACCTCATTCATGCTTGAAGAAGTTGTACATATATGGTTACCAAGGTGTTAGGTTTCCGTATTGGATGATGGATATGCTTCTACCAAACCTTGTTCAAATCTCATTAGAATATTGCAACAGATGCGATCAACTTCCACCTCTAGGGAAATTACGCTTCTTGAAGGTCCTTACTATTTTTGGAATGGGTGCTCTCAAGTATATTGACAGTAACTTCAACGGAGATATGGAGAGTTCTTTTCCATCACTCGAGGTTCTCAAAATACTTTGGGCACCATGTTTGGAGGAATGGACGGCAGATAATGGTAGACAGCATTTTCCTATCTTAACTTCATCAACTATCATAGGTTGTCCTATGTTGGTTAAACTGCCCATGCTTCAGTCTCTAAAGGAGCTAGATATCAGAGGAAGTAGTGTTACTTTACTCAAATCTTCGATGATGAATGCCACTGTTCTTATATCTCTCCATATTTGGGAGTTCTACGAGTTAAGGGATTTATCTGATTTGCTGGATAACACTTGA